Proteins encoded within one genomic window of Schaalia sp. HMT-172:
- the rlmB gene encoding 23S rRNA (guanosine(2251)-2'-O)-methyltransferase RlmB, whose product MASHSGRPGAIRKKGTKKGAQVGTGGHSRRRLEGKGPTPKAEDRTYHPAYKRKVKREAREAQEAAIARARAKSSIRVKPGHELIAGRNPVAEAARASVPIERVFILDNVKDDRVEEVVRLASAMGAPVYEVTRRDLDVATDGAVHQGVAIEVRGYEYADASDLIAGSLQQLGHPLLVALDQVTDPHNLGAVLRSAGAFGADGVIIPERRSAGVNTTAWKVSAGAAARVPVARATNLVRALEEAKAAGYFVVGLDGGGDAPLRGLSLADGPLVVVTGAEGAGLSRLVRETCDQIVSIPIASTVESLNAAVATGIALYEVASLRAQS is encoded by the coding sequence ATGGCCTCACACAGCGGGCGCCCCGGCGCCATCCGTAAGAAGGGCACGAAGAAGGGCGCGCAGGTCGGCACCGGCGGCCACTCGCGCCGCCGCCTCGAAGGCAAGGGCCCGACCCCCAAGGCCGAGGACCGCACCTACCATCCGGCCTACAAGCGCAAGGTGAAGCGCGAGGCCCGCGAGGCCCAGGAGGCCGCGATCGCGCGCGCCCGCGCCAAGTCCTCGATCCGCGTCAAGCCGGGCCATGAGCTGATCGCCGGCCGTAACCCCGTGGCCGAGGCCGCCCGCGCCTCGGTGCCGATCGAGCGCGTCTTCATCCTCGACAACGTGAAGGATGACCGCGTGGAGGAGGTCGTGCGCCTCGCCAGCGCCATGGGTGCTCCCGTTTACGAGGTCACCCGCCGTGACCTGGACGTCGCGACTGATGGCGCCGTCCACCAGGGCGTCGCCATCGAGGTGCGCGGCTACGAGTACGCAGACGCCTCGGACCTGATCGCCGGGTCGCTCCAGCAGCTGGGCCACCCGCTCCTCGTCGCCCTCGACCAGGTGACGGACCCCCATAACTTGGGCGCGGTCCTGCGTAGCGCGGGCGCGTTCGGTGCGGATGGCGTCATCATCCCCGAGCGCCGCAGCGCGGGCGTCAACACGACCGCGTGGAAGGTGTCGGCCGGCGCGGCTGCCCGCGTGCCCGTGGCTCGCGCGACGAACCTCGTGCGCGCCCTCGAAGAGGCCAAGGCGGCCGGCTACTTCGTGGTCGGCCTGGACGGCGGGGGAGACGCGCCCCTGCGTGGCCTGTCGCTGGCGGACGGCCCCCTCGTGGTCGTGACCGGCGCCGAGGGTGCGGGCCTGTCCCGCCTCGTGCGCGAGACCTGCGACCAGATCGTGTCGATCCCGATCGCGTCGACCGTCGAGTCCCTCAACGCGGCCGTCGCGACGGGCATCGCCCTGTACGAGGTCGCCTCCCTGCGCGCGCAGAGCTGA
- a CDS encoding adenylosuccinate synthase: MPAVIVLGAQWGDEGKGKATDQLGQHTDLVVKFNGGNNAGHTVVIDGDKYALHLLPAGILSEGVTPIIGNGVVVDLDVLFEELEDITSRGVDCSRLRISSNAHIIPPYNRLMDQANERARGNNLIGTTGRGIGPTYADKMNRIGLRIQDLFHPEELRAKVEAALAPKNTIFEAVDLQVLDPAEVADHLLSFAERVKPMLCDVSLVVNDALDRGETVLFEGGQATMLDIDHGTYPFVTSSNPTAGGALTGSGVGPTRIDRVVGVAKAYTTRVGEGPFPTELDDEVGEALRAKGGEFGVTTGRPRRTGWFDAVVMRYATRINGLTDICLTKLDVLSGYDTIPVCVAYEVDGVRTEEMPLDQAGFEAAVPVYEELPGWSEDISQCRSFEELPQAAQDYITRLEELSRCRIQSIGVGPGREATIVRYPLM, translated from the coding sequence ATGCCCGCCGTCATCGTGCTCGGCGCCCAATGGGGCGACGAAGGCAAAGGCAAGGCCACTGACCAGCTCGGCCAGCACACCGACCTCGTCGTGAAGTTCAACGGAGGCAACAACGCCGGACACACCGTCGTGATCGACGGCGACAAGTACGCGCTGCACCTCCTGCCCGCCGGAATCCTCTCCGAAGGCGTCACCCCCATCATCGGCAACGGCGTCGTCGTCGACCTGGACGTGCTCTTCGAGGAGCTCGAGGACATCACCTCGCGCGGCGTCGACTGCTCGCGCCTGCGCATCTCCTCCAACGCGCACATCATACCCCCGTACAACCGCCTCATGGACCAGGCGAACGAGCGTGCGCGCGGCAATAACCTGATCGGTACGACGGGTCGAGGTATCGGCCCCACCTACGCCGACAAGATGAACCGTATCGGCCTGCGCATCCAGGACCTCTTCCACCCCGAGGAGCTGCGCGCCAAGGTCGAGGCCGCCCTGGCCCCCAAGAACACCATTTTCGAGGCCGTGGACCTGCAGGTGCTCGACCCCGCCGAGGTGGCCGACCACCTCCTGTCCTTCGCGGAGCGCGTCAAGCCGATGCTGTGCGACGTGTCCCTCGTTGTCAACGACGCGCTGGACCGCGGCGAGACCGTCCTCTTCGAGGGCGGCCAGGCCACGATGCTCGACATCGACCACGGCACCTACCCCTTCGTGACCTCCTCCAACCCGACCGCGGGCGGCGCGCTCACCGGCTCCGGCGTGGGCCCGACCCGCATCGACCGAGTCGTCGGCGTCGCCAAGGCGTACACGACGCGCGTCGGCGAGGGCCCGTTCCCCACGGAACTGGACGACGAGGTCGGCGAGGCCCTGCGCGCCAAGGGCGGCGAATTCGGCGTGACCACCGGTCGCCCGCGCCGCACCGGCTGGTTCGACGCCGTCGTCATGCGATACGCGACGCGCATCAACGGCCTGACCGACATCTGCCTGACGAAGCTTGACGTGCTCTCCGGCTACGACACGATCCCCGTGTGTGTCGCCTACGAGGTCGACGGAGTGCGCACCGAGGAAATGCCCCTCGATCAGGCCGGCTTCGAGGCCGCCGTGCCCGTGTACGAGGAGCTGCCCGGCTGGAGCGAGGACATTTCGCAGTGCCGTTCCTTCGAGGAGCTGCCCCAGGCCGCCCAGGACTACATCACGCGCCTGGAGGAGCTGTCGCGCTGCCGCA
- a CDS encoding DUF456 domain-containing protein codes for MSVLGTVIVGIVILIGVIGAVVQIWPSAPVVGGAILVWSWMTGTRSAWIIFAIAAIVLIVGTVLKYVIPARGMNKAGIPQSTLVWGAVGGVVGWFIGLPLGLVLGMIVAIFGVEYLRSRDTASAWTATLHALKAFGWTIAIELIAALTSATAWGVGVALAATGN; via the coding sequence ATGAGCGTCCTTGGAACCGTCATCGTCGGCATCGTCATCCTCATCGGAGTGATTGGCGCGGTCGTGCAGATTTGGCCGTCCGCGCCCGTCGTCGGCGGCGCGATCCTCGTGTGGTCGTGGATGACGGGCACGCGCTCCGCGTGGATCATCTTCGCGATTGCGGCGATCGTCCTCATCGTCGGAACGGTCCTGAAATACGTGATCCCCGCCCGCGGCATGAACAAGGCGGGAATCCCCCAATCCACGCTCGTGTGGGGCGCCGTCGGCGGCGTCGTCGGCTGGTTCATCGGACTGCCCCTCGGCCTCGTCCTCGGCATGATTGTCGCCATCTTCGGTGTCGAATACCTGCGCAGCCGCGACACTGCCAGCGCCTGGACGGCCACCCTCCACGCCCTCAAGGCCTTCGGCTGGACAATCGCCATCGAGCTGATCGCCGCCCTCACGAGCGCCACAGCGTGGGGCGTCGGCGTCGCCCTGGCCGCCACCGGAAACTGA